atttttcaatccggtgagcagacccaccgcggtgggtctgctatctgcagcagacccaccggccggtgggtctgccggtgggtctgctatctgcagcagacccaccgacTAACACCACCTGAATGGCTCTTCCCCTCTCCTCCAGAACCTACCTCCTCCTCCTTCGATCAACGTCCACCGCTCCGTCGTCTCGGCTATTCTACGCCCGCCCTCAGTCCACTCTGCCATCGCCGCCTAATCACGCCGACCTTGCCGACGATCATTCCACCGACCCTTTGCTCCGTAAGCTCGAGGATGCGATTCACAGGATCATCGTCCGCCGCGCCGCACCCGATTGGCTCCCGTTCATTCCAGGTTCTTCCTACTGGGTCCCGCCTCATAGATCTACCGCCGGTATTGCTTCCTTGGTTGAGAAACTGGCTAGTCCCTTGACCGACGAGCAGTCCCTCTCCACCACCACCATCCACAGCTGGCCCTCCTCTGACCCTTTGTTTTGCTGtaacattattattattccTTTAAATGTAACAATTTTTATCCATTGTATTGTAGGTGCACACACGATTGAGGTGATtacgccggtgggtctgcttcacagagcagacccaccggccggtgggtctgctctccggtgagcagacccaccacggtggatttaaaattaatttaaaaaaaaaattattttttttatttaaattaaaaataattatttatttattttttaaaattaaatgagtttttatttgaataatttttttttgcggCAATGGACGGTGGTGGCCGGAAAAAACCGGCGGCGGCGGGTGGAAATTTTCGGTTGGATGGTTTGATTTAGTTGAGTTGATTGGTGGTTTAAGTATGATTTGGATGGTTTATGTCTGATTTGATTAGATAATGactttagatttggttagattaggttggtttggtttttgttattgaccttaggggtattttaggtatttttgagaaaataaagggcttggggcggttttttggggcggttttagggtaaaaggggtttagctaatcattaggtaaagtttagggggtttacggcaattttttttttatcagggggtttagcgtaaggtacccctaaagtcagggtccgtgggtgattattagcctgatattttggttattgagttccttgttttcaaaatggatttcatggTTTATCAAAAAATGTTCCAAATATTAAACTCTGATTTTATTCAGGTTGGactttgaatcgggttagacttgagtcGCCTGATTTGTGAGAAGATATCTTGTAATTGTGGAAACTTGACTAACCCATCttgttggttttaaacttggttttatggatttaactaagttatctGAAATGaatttccggattatgtttttaaagtgggaactcaatttgacttaatTGGTCATATGACTTTGGCGACAGTCCGAGTAAGTATGATTATTCCACgttggtttatgctttggcatttttGGCTATATATGTGTAATGTCATTATGATGGTTTGTACTTAAACTtgattaatagaaaaaaaaacaagtatgatattctttttttaaaataaaataattatttctatgatcattataaaattattctaaattaataattattatcttttatagTTTAATCTATTATTGGCTGATTTCtaaagatttttattttcttatgtcttatttaatagtaaaaaaactGATTTGTCATAAATTTTATgctactttttatattttatattaatagtttttgaattaatttaaatttattctattaataaaaattatttatagtcACTTAGTATAATTTGTTATTTGTacaaagaaaaatttattaaattatttaatataatgttttatttaagaGGTAATGTCATaacattttacaaattttatatgttttttcagTTTAATCGCGTCTTTTAAAACTTATCATAAAGATACATCAACCTTTTTTTGctaaattcatacacggtgttaACGTGacattcattggttaaaaatgacatCCACCTCAGCAATTACAgtaatgaatgagtgtcacttCAACATCGTTTATggatttgcaaaaaattaaaaatttatgtatattCATGACAAGTTTTAAAAtgcgtgattaaattgaaaaaaacgtATTATGACATTaccattttatttaattgtactaagtaaaaaattaattataattacttaatagaatttattatttaattatactaaATATAAAAGTAATTGTAATtacttaatataaaatattatttaattacaatacatgaaaaattaattagtgtaattaaataacaattatactaagttattacaataaaaaaaattaaatcagttatttaattaaagtaagtataaaattgattatataatttacaaaattattataatatcttagtgtaattaaattaaaactatattaagatataaaagaaatttttaatgttgtataattaaataataaattttattagtgtaattaaacaaaatattgtgctaagtaattttaataaataattaattttttgaattaaacaATATAAGTAAatctttaataataaaataattacaaacaattcaaacaaattaaaaataataattattaatttagaataattttatagtaataaaaataattatcttatttttttaaaaaaaaattgtacttgTTTTAGATAAGGGATTAAATATTATGATCTTTAaccataaaattttatatgtattttttattttaaagaaacaatttttttatgaaattaacgaTAAGGTTCTTACTATACCATTTTTTTATGACTATATGTAAAAGGCCTAAATGAGATGCAATCTATCAAAAGAGTcgaaatattttcggattccgGCCATAAAGTTCAATATGTGCCTTTTGCCTAAAATAAATCTAGCccaacttcaattttttttgacaatcgaaatctttcattaataataaagagcagttacaggtgtaagaattcagaaagggtataatcgtttctaatgacctgacatggaacaagatataaacctggattcgcagatcgcctaacaaaataaaatcaaatttaactgCTCTAATACAATAAGATCCAATCTTTTTCTGTCTAACATAACAtcacaaactcttcataaaaaaacaacaaatctttcatatagaaagaacagcaaactttcaaaaaagaa
This window of the Mercurialis annua linkage group LG5, ddMerAnnu1.2, whole genome shotgun sequence genome carries:
- the LOC126682015 gene encoding uncharacterized protein LOC126682015, with translation MALPLSSRTYLLLLRSTSTAPSSRLFYARPQSTLPSPPNHADLADDHSTDPLLRKLEDAIHRIIVRRAAPDWLPFIPGSSYWVPPHRSTAGIASLVEKLASPLTDEQSLSTTTIHSWPSSDPLCTHD